The Lujinxingia vulgaris genome segment CAGCGGCGCCACACTAAAAGAAGCGCGGCAAAGGGATCAACTGCGCACACACAAGCAATGAGCGCGGGCAAAACTTCCCCGGAAGGCCACATTTCGTGAATCTCTGGCAGCTTGCTGGAGACTTGGCCGCTGTGCTTAGTATGAGTGCTGAAAATTGGAGTGACTTTTGGAGGATGCATGACCAGTCAAAATGCGATGTCCGGGCTACGAAACTTCCTGATCCTGGGCACGCTTCTGGGGCTGAGCGCGGCCTGCGCGTCAACCCCGCAGGGGCCGGTGGCCTGGCCTGATACCGCCATTGAGACCGCGCCGGCCGGCGATCCGCAGGACGAGGCGCGTTTTGAGCGCGGTGACGACGGTCTTCTTTATGTGGTGGGCGGCGAGGAGCTTGATATCGGGCAGACCGTCTACGGTCGCTACGATGGGGTCTGGCCCCTGGAGGGCACCGCCCCGCCGGCGCTTTTTGTGGGGCAGGTGGTCGAAGATGCTGGCGAGCAAAGCTGGCGAGTGCATCCCCTCTACATGTTCCCCGAAAGCGATGTTGTGGCGCTCAAACCCGCCCTGGAGCTCGCCGATGGCGAGCCCGAGTCGATGGGCAAAGGCGTTGGCGAGCTGACCTCCATCGACTACAGCGGCCCGACCCATCTGGGCGTCAACCTGGGCGGCATTGAGGGTGTGCAGCAGGGTGATATGTACCTGGTGCTGCGAAACCCCGAGGCCGAAGATGCCCCCGTCGGGCAGATATCCCAACGGCTGCTGGGCGTGTGCATGATCGTGGAGGTTGAGGCCGAGACGAGCACCTGCCGGCTGCGCGTGGGGCATCACGACTACGGCTGGGCGGGCACGATTAAAGAGGGCGATCAGGTGCTCTTCGCCGAGCCGACCTTTGGCAAAGCCCCGGCCGAGGCTGTGATTTACGTCAGCCCGGTGGAGGGGCGCGATGAGCTCAACGCGAAGATCGTGGCGCACCTGCAGGCCTATATCGATCGCATGCCCGGCGCGCGTGTGCGCGTCGAGCCTTTTGACGCGGCGGTCGACGCCACCGATGAGAATTTTCATCGTTGGGGCTCGTTGGCCAACTCCAACGATCTTCCGGCGATGCTCCTGGGCGTCTCGGTGGTCGAGCGCGAGGGTGATGCGCACCTGGTGCTCAACTACACCGGCCTGAGCCCCGCGCTCGGCAGCGGGATGGTAGCAGCACCGCCGGAGGGCGGTGTGGATATGGGGCCGGTTGACGATCTTGGCAACGAAGCATTTGGCCAGGTCGGCGCGACCGTGCTGGGCGCGCTGATGATCTACCGCGGTCAGAACACCGAGGCGCTGATGCACCTTCACGACGCGCTTCGCGACCCCAACCTTGGAGGCCCCTGGCGCTGGCATGTGCGCGATCAGTACGCGATGCGCTGGGGCGCGATGGGATATTTTGATGAAGCGCTCTGGCTGGTCTTGCAGGATGAAGCCATCGCCCGCGCCGATAGCAACGAACGTGCGCGCCTCAACGCCCTGGGGACCCGCGTGCGCCTGCTCGACTTTCTGGAGCAACCCGAGGCGGCGCTGGCCGCATCCGAGATGTACCTGCAGGCGCGACAGGACGAGCGCCCTGCGACGAGCTACCTCTCCGCGCTGAGCATGCAGGCTGAGATGTTGGCCGGCGTCGGCAACTTCGGTCGGGTGCGTGAGATCGTCGATGAGCTCGTGGAGCTCTGCCCCGACGCCTGCCAGGGCGATGTCATCGGACTTCTGGCCGGCATCTACTGGGCGGCGATGGATGATCCCGACCTCACCGCCCACATCGTCGATGAGATGCTCACGCTGAGCACCCACACCGAAGACGACTCCATGGCCAGCGTGCGCATGTTCCAGGGGTGGACGGCCATGGGCGAGCGTGAGATGGAGCAGGCCTTGATCGCGTTTCTGGAGGCGGAGCGTTTGTTTGAGGAGGAGGGCTCGACCTACGGTCAGGCCCGCGCCAACCTCTACATCGCGATTGTGCAGATCGGCCGCGACGAGCCCCAGGACGCCTTTGAGCGCGGCATGAGCGCGTTGGAGACGATGACCGAGCTGGGTGACTACGGCTCCACCGTGCAGGTTTACGAGTATTTGAGCGGTCTTTACGCCGACATCGATCCCTCGCAACCCCCGCAGCCCTATCTGGGCGGCGCGGTGCAGGTGCTGCAGGGCAACCTGCAGGCCAAGCTCGCCACGGGCGACTTTGGCGGCGCCTCGGAGGCAGCCTTTAGCCTTGCGAATTTTCTCTTTCGGGTGGGGCAGGTCGAAGATGCCGAGAACCTCTTTAAACGTGCGGTGACCCTGGGGTTGCGTTCGACGCGTTTTGATATCTGCGCGCTCTCGCATCTCTTTTTAGGGCTTGCAGCCCGCGCTCAGGGCGATATGGAGGGGTTCCAGGACGAGGTGCTCCGCGCCCGCCTGATGAGTGAGCTCGCCGAAGATCCGTTGATCGACGAGCTGATCAACAACCTGCTCTCCCCGCCCGGTGATGGTGGCGGCGATGACGTACCGACGCAGATGTTATGAGCGATATGACGCCTTATATGTTGAAGATGCGCCCGCTGCTGATCGAGAAGATCTGGGGCGGGCGTAAGTTGGCCTCCCATTTTGGAAAAGATCTTCCCGACGCCGGATCCTATGGCGAGAGCTGGGAGGTGGCGGATTTGCCCGAGGGACAGTCGCGGGTCGACTCCGGTCCGCTGGCCGGCCGCACGCTCCATGAGGTGGTCGAGCTCTGGGGGCGCGATCTGGTGGGCACCGCCGCGCCCGATGCCGGGCGTTTTCCGCTTCTTGTAAAAGTGCTCGACGCGGCGGCGGATCTCAGCGTGCAGGTGCATCCCGGGCATGCCGACCTGCCAGAACTTCCCGGGGCGAACTCCAAAGATGAGTGCTGGATGATCCTCGACGTCGAGCCCGGCGCCTCGATCGTGCATGGGCTCAGCGAGGAGGTCGCGCCCGAAGACTTTGCCGAAGCGGCGCGCCAGGGGACGCTTAAGCCGATGCTTCATCACGCCCCGGTGCGCCCCGGGCAGGTTGTGCGGGTGAGCCCGGGCACGGTGCACGCCATCGGCGCGGGCGTGGCATTGCTGGAGGTTCAGGAACCCTCGGACACCACCTACCGGGTCTACGACTACAATCGCCCCGGCCTCGACGGGAAGCTGCGCGCGCTGCACCTCGACGAGGCCATGAAGGTCAGTCGGCTGCGCCCCTCCGAGGAGGTGGCCGTGGAGCCTGTCACCCTTGGCGAGGGCGTGGAGCTGCGCGTAGACGCGCCGGGCTACCGCCTGGAGACTTTGCGCCTGCCTGGCGAGCGGCGGGTGAGCTGGGAGGTCGATCGCAGCACGGCGCAGGTCATTTTCTGCGTGAGCGGCCGGGCGTTGCTCGACGACGGGGCGGGCGGAACGACCGCATTGGAGGCCGGGGAGACGGCCGTGGTGCCCGCGGCATTGCGACAGGTCCGTGCCCGCACCACCGACGCCGAGCTTGCGGTGGCGGGCCTGGGCGGCGCGCTGCTCATCCGCGAGCTCAGCGCGGTGGAGGTTGGCGAGGAGGTCGCGCCGGCCTGATTTTTTCAATCAGGTTTATTGACCAGGTTTTTCGGCGATGGGAGTTCGGCCTGATAGTCGCGCGAACTGAGCCTGAACGAAGAGCCCGCTCCTTCGATGTCGAGGGGCGGGCTTTTTTGTTGGGGGAGGGGTGAGGATGGCGAGCGCCACGGCACCCTTGTGTAGCGGGCAGGGGCGACGCGACACCGGGGGGACTGCGCGGCGTGGATCTGGCTGAAGAACCCGACACCCGATCACACGGACTGCGCGTGGTGCACGCGCTTGTGTGCGGTCTGAGGTCGAACAAAAAGGTCGGGCGTACAAAAAAGCCCCGCGCCCTCGGTGAAGAGGGGGCGGGGCTTTAGCGTGCTAGCTGTGCCCGAGAGGCACGTGGTGTGTTTTACTTAGAAGGGGTTGGGCACGCAGAAGTCACCCAGTCCGAAGCTGTCGCCACAAAATGACCCGTCGGGGCAGCCACCCTGAAGGTTGAGGAAGCTACCTTCGCAGCCCGAGCAGAAGAAGCCATCGCAGGTCAGGCCGCCGTCGCAGGTGCAGTCCGGGTTGCACAGACCGCAGCCCAGCTCACCACCGCCGCCGGAGCACGTGTTGGTGGCCGGGTCGCAGAAGCCCGGGAAGGGGCAGGAGGTCGGATCGTTGGGGTCGCAGGAGCCACCGGCGTTGGGGAGCTCACAGGAGCCGCTGGCGGTGCACTCGTAGCCGGCCGGGCAGGCGTTGGGGTCGGTGGTGCAGTCGGGTGCCTGGCCGCAGAAGCCGTCGATGCAGAGCTCACCGTTGGAGCAGTCAGCCGCGCCCACGCACTCCGAGCAGCAGTTGTTGATGCAGTAGGGGGTGCCGTTGCCGGACTGTCCGCAGACGCCGGGTTGGTCGTTGGAGCAGGGGGTGGCGCAGCCTTGCTGCTGCTCACAGACCCCGGCGTTGCAGACGCGACCGGCGCCGCAATCACCGGCGTTTTCGCACTGCACGCAGGCGCAGGATGACGGGTCGAAGATGGGGTTGGTCGGGGTGCAGTCTTCCGGACCGATGTCCGAGCAGTTGTTGACCTGGCAGGTGCCGGTGCTCTCGTCGCAGTACTCGCCAGACTGGCAGCTGGCGCCCTCAAGGGTGCAGTCGGGCTGGCAGGTGCCGTAGCCTTCGACACAGCGCTCG includes the following:
- a CDS encoding type I phosphomannose isomerase catalytic subunit, with product MSDMTPYMLKMRPLLIEKIWGGRKLASHFGKDLPDAGSYGESWEVADLPEGQSRVDSGPLAGRTLHEVVELWGRDLVGTAAPDAGRFPLLVKVLDAAADLSVQVHPGHADLPELPGANSKDECWMILDVEPGASIVHGLSEEVAPEDFAEAARQGTLKPMLHHAPVRPGQVVRVSPGTVHAIGAGVALLEVQEPSDTTYRVYDYNRPGLDGKLRALHLDEAMKVSRLRPSEEVAVEPVTLGEGVELRVDAPGYRLETLRLPGERRVSWEVDRSTAQVIFCVSGRALLDDGAGGTTALEAGETAVVPAALRQVRARTTDAELAVAGLGGALLIRELSAVEVGEEVAPA